From Pseudomonas sp. CCI4.2, one genomic window encodes:
- a CDS encoding methyl-accepting chemotaxis protein, with translation MTIRGLKIGTRAGLFFLVVIVLMTVSSGISMWNMREMQALTVDIQENSMPSVRQAGIIATSLLRMRLETFKLITASDSEKKGSAISLGKYQDIMKADIGNYEKLVSGESERKVYQLLVNDVAPYNEQLKTVINAGDALSLTETLNYINLHIVPLSKEMQAYADELIKINEQQAAQSSIKSKAAYDNGVTYALLLLVCSILATIVLAIVFTKSISVPLMALVGASKEMSNNDLRRDIRIDGSDEITELQTATALMLGNLRNTVRLIGSSSTQLASAAQQMNQVTQASNQGLQRQSLETDQAATAVNQMTAAVEEVARNASAASVSTQDSERSTKRGSERVAKTITSIEGLNATVNATSQQVEKLAQSAQSISKVLEVIRSIAEQTNLLALNAAIEAARAGDQGRGFAVVADEVRALAHRTQQSTLEIEQIIRGVQEGSEHAVSSMILTSTEAEKTLLIAHEAGAALVEIAAAIVNITERNMLIATASEQQAQVARSVDQNLISIRDLSVESSTAAEQTSTASHELSRLATELNGLVMKFTV, from the coding sequence ATGACGATTCGAGGTTTAAAGATTGGGACTCGTGCGGGGCTTTTTTTTCTGGTCGTTATTGTATTGATGACGGTTTCCAGCGGCATATCGATGTGGAATATGCGGGAAATGCAGGCGTTAACCGTCGATATCCAGGAAAACTCAATGCCCAGTGTCAGGCAAGCCGGAATTATTGCAACCTCGCTGTTAAGAATGCGCCTGGAAACGTTCAAGCTGATCACCGCCAGCGATTCGGAAAAGAAAGGCTCCGCCATCAGCCTCGGAAAGTATCAAGACATCATGAAGGCCGACATCGGGAACTACGAAAAACTGGTTTCCGGTGAAAGCGAACGCAAGGTTTATCAATTGCTGGTCAACGACGTCGCCCCTTATAACGAGCAACTCAAAACTGTCATCAATGCGGGGGATGCGCTTTCGTTGACCGAAACCCTTAACTATATAAACCTCCACATCGTCCCGCTTTCCAAGGAAATGCAGGCATACGCCGATGAGCTGATCAAGATCAACGAGCAGCAGGCGGCTCAATCGAGCATTAAATCCAAAGCCGCCTACGACAATGGAGTGACCTATGCGTTGCTGCTGTTGGTGTGCTCGATTTTGGCCACCATCGTGCTTGCGATCGTCTTCACAAAAAGTATTTCGGTTCCCTTGATGGCCTTGGTCGGCGCCAGTAAGGAGATGTCCAACAATGATCTGCGTCGAGACATCCGAATCGATGGGAGCGACGAAATTACTGAGTTGCAGACGGCCACTGCGTTGATGCTGGGGAATTTGCGAAACACTGTCAGGCTGATTGGCAGTTCCTCTACGCAATTGGCGAGCGCAGCGCAGCAGATGAATCAAGTGACGCAGGCGTCCAACCAAGGTCTGCAGCGGCAAAGTCTGGAAACTGACCAGGCCGCCACAGCGGTCAATCAGATGACTGCGGCGGTTGAAGAAGTGGCCAGAAACGCCTCGGCAGCATCGGTCTCCACCCAGGATTCGGAGCGTTCTACCAAACGCGGTAGCGAGCGGGTGGCAAAAACCATTACCTCCATTGAAGGCTTGAACGCGACAGTCAACGCCACCAGTCAGCAAGTCGAGAAGCTGGCGCAGTCGGCTCAAAGCATCAGCAAGGTGTTGGAGGTTATTCGGTCAATCGCCGAGCAAACCAATTTGCTGGCGCTGAACGCGGCTATCGAGGCCGCGAGGGCGGGTGATCAGGGCAGGGGCTTCGCGGTCGTCGCTGATGAAGTGCGTGCCTTGGCCCACCGCACCCAGCAATCAACCCTGGAAATAGAACAGATCATCCGGGGCGTTCAGGAAGGCTCGGAGCACGCTGTTTCATCGATGATACTGACCAGCACCGAGGCTGAGAAAACATTGTTGATCGCCCACGAGGCCGGCGCCGCCCTGGTGGAAATCGCCGCCGCCATCGTGAACATCACTGAGCGCAATATGCTGATTGCCACCGCCTCGGAACAGCAAGCTCAAGTGGCCAGGTCCGTGGACCAAAACCTCATCAGTATTCGAGACCTTTCTGTTGAGTCCTCAACCGCGGCCGAGCAAACGTCAACAGCGAGCCATGAACTGTCACGGCTCGCCACTGAGTTGAACGGCCTGGTGATGAAATTTACCGTTTGA
- a CDS encoding TetR/AcrR family transcriptional regulator produces MTTSSTKETILGIARARVQALGYNALSFREIAKEVGIKSASIHHHFPTKGDLGAALARRYTEDGVKYLTGLSEQSQDPRFLINGYTAIFRSALVNDNRMCLCGIMAAEYQDLPLEVRTEVDAFTEANVNWLVTVLSLQQGDAPLKTLQQKALAIYSAVEGAQLVSRGRNDIAAFDETVDVYRAAGLLP; encoded by the coding sequence ATGACAACCTCAAGTACCAAAGAAACCATCCTGGGCATTGCCCGCGCCAGGGTGCAAGCCCTCGGCTATAACGCGCTGAGCTTTCGCGAGATCGCCAAGGAAGTCGGAATCAAAAGCGCCAGCATTCACCATCACTTCCCCACCAAGGGCGATTTGGGGGCTGCGCTCGCACGGCGGTATACGGAGGACGGGGTCAAATACCTGACAGGTTTGTCTGAGCAGTCCCAAGATCCGCGCTTCTTGATAAACGGCTACACCGCTATTTTTCGCTCGGCACTGGTCAACGACAATCGCATGTGCTTGTGCGGGATAATGGCCGCCGAGTATCAGGACCTGCCCCTTGAAGTCCGAACCGAAGTGGATGCGTTCACTGAAGCGAACGTTAACTGGCTGGTAACCGTGCTGTCCCTGCAACAGGGTGATGCCCCGTTAAAAACGTTGCAGCAAAAGGCACTGGCTATCTATTCGGCCGTTGAAGGCGCTCAACTGGTGTCGCGAGGCCGCAATGACATCGCGGCGTTCGACGAGACAGTCGACGTTTACCGAGCGGCGGGGCTGTTGCCCTAG
- a CDS encoding autotransporter outer membrane beta-barrel domain-containing protein, whose protein sequence is MLKTGLFINKSRYFRNFSEVLSFGALDARFARKRRSYFRPSLGDDSSASDKLIVSQGAISGNTQVGISNLGGQGALTLQNGIEVVQAQNGATSSADAFALKSSVSAGAYQYYLFKGGVTAGSENNWYLRSSVIAIAPRAAPPAAPPVIIRPPSAPPVAPAAPIVAADEPPVEPPTAAPVAPADPPSTVPADSPADASPTPAATTPALPAAVAGAAPIPLFRLEVPVYSVVVPAAQTLMLNALGTFHDRQGDQGLLTETGLASAGWGRFYNNDFKKSWSGTVSPSLDGSLEGFQIGNDLFSSEISEGRYQRFGFFVGQTHLRGSVKGFAEGFQGRQAGQTKLDGDNVGLYWTLSDRSGWYVDAVAIATRLDGNSQSDRGVKLETQGHGLTLSLEGGYPVALSDHWSVEPQAQLISQHISLDDQNDGISEVSFDSQNYTTGRLGARLNGRYRVSNTPVEPYLRANVWRTFGGSDTVTYDDVDRIKTQHKASSADVGMGVVAQLSPTVAVYLGADYDANLDSNDLKGISGNVGIRMSW, encoded by the coding sequence GTGCTTAAAACCGGCTTATTCATCAATAAAAGCCGATATTTTCGAAATTTCAGTGAAGTACTTTCTTTCGGAGCGCTTGACGCCCGATTTGCCAGAAAAAGAAGGTCTTATTTCAGACCTTCCTTAGGCGACGACAGCTCTGCCAGCGACAAGTTAATCGTCTCCCAAGGTGCAATCAGTGGAAATACCCAAGTAGGGATTTCTAACCTCGGCGGTCAAGGTGCCTTGACCCTTCAAAACGGTATCGAGGTCGTGCAGGCACAAAACGGTGCAACCAGCAGCGCCGATGCGTTTGCACTGAAGAGCTCGGTGTCAGCCGGTGCTTATCAATATTATTTGTTTAAAGGCGGCGTTACTGCGGGCTCCGAGAACAACTGGTACTTGCGCTCTTCTGTTATCGCAATCGCCCCTCGGGCTGCGCCGCCAGCCGCGCCGCCGGTGATTATCCGGCCGCCATCTGCACCGCCCGTAGCACCCGCAGCGCCTATCGTTGCGGCGGACGAGCCGCCAGTAGAACCACCGACTGCCGCACCCGTGGCGCCCGCTGATCCGCCATCGACAGTTCCTGCTGACTCCCCAGCCGACGCTTCACCGACACCGGCAGCCACCACGCCAGCGCTGCCTGCTGCCGTTGCGGGGGCGGCGCCGATTCCGCTGTTCAGGTTGGAAGTCCCGGTCTACTCGGTGGTTGTCCCGGCCGCGCAAACCCTGATGCTCAACGCCCTGGGTACATTTCACGATCGTCAGGGTGATCAAGGCCTGCTGACCGAAACCGGTCTCGCGTCTGCAGGATGGGGGCGCTTCTATAACAACGACTTCAAGAAAAGCTGGTCTGGAACCGTATCACCCAGTCTTGATGGCTCGCTGGAGGGCTTCCAGATCGGGAATGACCTTTTCTCATCCGAAATAAGTGAAGGACGCTATCAACGCTTTGGTTTTTTTGTGGGGCAAACCCACCTCCGCGGCAGCGTAAAAGGATTTGCCGAAGGCTTTCAGGGGCGCCAAGCGGGTCAGACCAAGCTCGATGGCGATAATGTCGGGCTTTATTGGACCCTGTCGGACCGATCAGGCTGGTATGTGGACGCGGTGGCCATCGCCACTCGTTTAGACGGAAACAGTCAATCGGACAGAGGGGTGAAGCTAGAGACCCAAGGCCACGGGCTGACGCTTTCTCTGGAAGGTGGCTACCCGGTTGCGCTGTCCGATCACTGGAGTGTTGAGCCGCAAGCGCAGTTGATCAGTCAGCACATTAGCCTCGACGATCAAAACGACGGAATTTCCGAGGTTTCATTTGATTCCCAGAACTACACCACCGGGCGTTTGGGCGCGCGTTTGAATGGGCGCTATCGGGTCAGCAATACGCCGGTCGAACCTTATCTGCGTGCCAACGTATGGCGGACATTTGGCGGCTCGGACACGGTGACCTACGACGACGTGGACCGGATAAAAACTCAGCATAAAGCCTCGTCCGCCGATGTCGGCATGGGAGTTGTGGCGCAGCTATCGCCGACGGTCGCGGTTTACCTCGGGGCTGACTACGACGCCAACCTGGACAGCAACGACCTGAAAGGCATCAGTGGCAACGTTGGGATTCGTATGAGCTGGTGA
- a CDS encoding IS5 family transposase, producing MKQISFADAEYAGKRKRTRREIFLSEMDKVVPWKGLIALIEPHYPKGEGGRPAYPLMAMLRVHLMQNWFGYSDPAMEESLYETTILRQFAGLNLERIPDETTILNFRRLLEKNHLAGGILEVINGYLGDRGLMLRQGTIVDATIIHAPTSTKNKEGKRDPEMHQTKKGNQYFFGMKAHIGVDADTGLTHSVVGTAANVADVTQVDQLLHGEETHLCGDAGYTGVEKRLEHEGREMIWSISARPSSRRKHGEKSVIGRALRKIEYAKSQTRAKVEHPFRVIKRQFGYTKVRFRGLVKNTAQLVTLFALSNLWMARRHLMEPIGQVRPQYGN from the coding sequence ATGAAGCAAATTTCTTTCGCCGATGCCGAGTACGCCGGTAAACGTAAGCGAACCCGCCGTGAGATTTTCCTGAGCGAGATGGACAAGGTCGTCCCCTGGAAGGGGTTGATCGCTTTGATCGAGCCGCATTATCCAAAAGGCGAAGGGGGCCGCCCGGCGTATCCCTTGATGGCCATGTTGCGTGTGCACCTGATGCAGAACTGGTTCGGCTATAGCGATCCAGCAATGGAAGAGTCTCTTTATGAGACCACGATTCTGCGCCAGTTCGCGGGGTTGAATCTGGAACGCATTCCCGACGAAACCACGATTCTCAACTTCCGTCGCCTGCTGGAGAAAAACCATCTTGCCGGGGGAATCCTGGAGGTCATTAATGGCTACCTGGGAGACCGAGGTTTGATGCTTCGTCAGGGCACAATTGTTGATGCCACGATCATTCATGCGCCGACGTCGACCAAGAATAAAGAGGGTAAACGCGACCCCGAAATGCATCAGACCAAGAAAGGTAATCAATATTTTTTCGGGATGAAAGCGCACATCGGAGTAGACGCTGATACGGGTCTGACGCACAGCGTGGTGGGCACGGCAGCCAATGTCGCGGACGTCACTCAAGTCGATCAGTTGCTGCACGGCGAAGAGACCCATCTCTGTGGCGACGCGGGCTACACCGGCGTAGAAAAGCGGCTTGAACATGAGGGGCGCGAGATGATCTGGTCGATCTCCGCCAGGCCCAGCAGCCGCCGCAAACATGGAGAAAAAAGCGTCATTGGCCGTGCGTTGCGCAAGATTGAATACGCCAAATCGCAAACTCGGGCCAAGGTTGAGCACCCGTTTCGGGTGATCAAGCGCCAGTTTGGTTACACCAAGGTGCGGTTTCGCGGGTTGGTAAAGAACACGGCGCAGTTGGTGACACTGTTTGCACTGTCGAATCTGTGGATGGCGCGCCGACATTTGATGGAGCCTATAGGACAGGTGCGTCCGCAGTATGGAAATTAA
- a CDS encoding MbcA/ParS/Xre antitoxin family protein, with the protein MANASTVHPAVHSVDTPEAGRVALKFFFGLMEQWGCSADQQRALLGSISTTTFYKYKRLPSVRLPHDTLERISYLMGIHKALSIIFSNNHDRVYAWVSSPNTAAPFNGQTALKYMLAGRVVDIADVRRYLDGVRG; encoded by the coding sequence ATGGCAAACGCAAGCACCGTCCACCCCGCCGTTCATAGCGTAGACACCCCGGAGGCGGGCCGGGTGGCGTTGAAATTCTTCTTCGGTCTGATGGAGCAATGGGGCTGTTCGGCGGATCAGCAGCGAGCGCTCTTGGGTTCGATCAGCACCACCACTTTTTATAAATACAAACGGCTGCCCAGTGTTCGACTGCCCCATGACACCTTGGAGCGGATCTCGTACCTGATGGGTATTCACAAGGCACTGAGCATTATTTTCAGCAACAACCATGATCGGGTGTACGCCTGGGTCAGCAGCCCCAACACTGCCGCGCCGTTTAATGGTCAAACGGCGCTTAAGTACATGCTGGCCGGTCGCGTTGTTGATATTGCCGATGTGCGCCGTTATCTGGATGGGGTACGCGGATGA
- a CDS encoding RES family NAD+ phosphorylase, translated as MMLPKQEIPAWDNAYRIISSSFPPITLFEDILDPSELQVAYALESLTNDRLAEQAGVISRVSPEDCVSGPGSTPVMAAFTHIGRVSRFTDGTFGIYYAANSQTAAIAETSFHQERFLAATQEPDVELTMRTYVNKVVKPMHDIRADFGHLHDPDPAHYGVAQAFAKKLRGAKSWGILYNSVRATGHECTAAFRPTAVSIPVQGKHMRYVWDAKSQKIGCFFEITPVI; from the coding sequence ATGATGCTGCCGAAACAGGAGATACCCGCGTGGGACAACGCCTATCGAATCATCAGCAGCTCGTTCCCGCCGATCACCCTGTTCGAAGACATTCTGGACCCCTCAGAATTGCAGGTGGCCTACGCCCTGGAATCGCTGACCAATGATCGATTGGCTGAACAAGCAGGTGTCATCAGTCGGGTTAGCCCGGAAGATTGTGTGTCAGGCCCCGGTTCTACACCGGTGATGGCAGCTTTTACTCACATTGGCAGGGTCAGCCGGTTTACCGATGGGACGTTTGGCATTTATTACGCCGCCAACAGCCAGACCGCCGCCATCGCAGAAACAAGCTTTCATCAGGAACGATTTCTTGCCGCCACCCAAGAGCCTGACGTTGAGCTGACCATGCGCACCTACGTCAATAAAGTGGTGAAGCCGATGCACGACATTCGTGCTGATTTCGGCCATTTGCATGACCCCGACCCCGCCCACTATGGGGTTGCACAGGCGTTCGCGAAAAAGCTTCGCGGGGCAAAATCCTGGGGGATTTTGTACAACAGCGTCCGCGCCACGGGCCATGAATGCACTGCAGCGTTTCGCCCGACAGCGGTGTCAATTCCGGTGCAAGGCAAACATATGCGTTACGTGTGGGACGCCAAGAGCCAAAAGATCGGCTGTTTCTTTGAAATCACTCCGGTGATTTAA
- a CDS encoding aldo/keto reductase gives MNYVSLGNTGLKVSPIALGCMTYGIPERGKHPWTLDEQSSRPLIQKALELGINFFDTANSYSDGTSEEIVGRALRDFARRDEIVIATKVFFSSREAPNVGGLSRKAIFNEIDNSLRRLGTDYVDLYQIHRWDYNTPIEETLEALHDVVKAGKALHIGASSMYAWQFAKALHTSQRNGWTPFVSMQDHLNLLNREEEREMLPLCRDHAIAVLPWSPLARGRLTRDWNQSSTRADSDDFGKSLYTEQTADADRKVVEAVATIAAERGVPRAQVALAWVVQSAGVTAPLVGASKPQHLDDAMAALTLKLDPNEIHRLEAPYIPHAVSGFE, from the coding sequence ATGAATTACGTCTCATTGGGCAATACCGGCCTGAAGGTTTCGCCCATCGCGTTAGGCTGCATGACCTACGGCATACCTGAGCGCGGCAAACACCCTTGGACGCTTGACGAGCAGAGCAGTCGCCCGTTGATCCAAAAGGCCCTGGAGCTGGGGATCAATTTCTTCGACACCGCTAACAGCTACTCGGACGGCACCTCTGAAGAGATCGTCGGTCGAGCCCTGCGCGATTTTGCCCGGCGCGATGAGATTGTTATTGCTACCAAAGTGTTTTTCTCTTCGCGGGAAGCGCCAAACGTTGGCGGCCTGTCGCGCAAGGCGATCTTCAATGAAATCGACAACAGCCTGCGCCGACTGGGTACTGACTACGTCGACCTGTATCAAATCCACCGCTGGGACTACAACACGCCCATCGAAGAAACCCTCGAAGCGCTGCACGATGTAGTCAAGGCCGGTAAAGCCCTGCACATCGGCGCTTCGTCGATGTACGCCTGGCAGTTCGCAAAAGCGTTGCATACCTCGCAACGCAATGGCTGGACGCCCTTTGTGTCGATGCAAGACCACCTTAATTTGCTCAACCGGGAGGAAGAGCGTGAGATGCTGCCATTGTGCCGTGATCACGCAATTGCTGTATTGCCCTGGAGCCCACTGGCCCGTGGCCGCCTGACCCGCGACTGGAATCAAAGCAGTACCCGCGCCGATTCCGATGACTTCGGCAAAAGCCTGTACACCGAGCAGACTGCCGATGCGGATAGAAAGGTGGTGGAAGCCGTGGCCACCATCGCCGCCGAGCGTGGCGTACCCCGTGCGCAAGTTGCCTTGGCGTGGGTCGTACAGTCAGCGGGGGTAACAGCGCCACTGGTGGGCGCCAGCAAACCTCAGCACCTCGACGATGCCATGGCTGCGTTGACCTTGAAGCTCGACCCGAATGAGATCCACCGTCTGGAAGCCCCGTACATACCCCACGCCGTGTCGGGGTTTGAATAG
- a CDS encoding FAD/NAD(P)-binding oxidoreductase: MTQSPSRHADAHHQILIIGAGSAGIATASSLKARDRTLDIAIIDPAEVHYYQPGWTLVGGGVFAGKSTVRAMASVIPDNVQWIKAAVVAFEPQTNTVVLGNGQIIGYEQLIVCPGLKLDWEAIRGLTETLGSNGVTSNYRYDLASYTWQLVKALKHGRALFTQPPMPIKCAGAPQKALYLSCDYWQKNDRQSQIKTQFYSAGATLFGVADYVPALMAYIQKYAVDLKFTHTLVAVDGPGKLATFKRTSSDGVTDTVVEPFDLLHVVPPQIAPDFIRNSPLADKAGWVDVDPASLVHRQYPNVHGLGDVTNTSNAKTMAAARKQAPVVAHNVLVALGRKRSLATYDGYGSCPLTVERGKIVLAEFTYGGTLAPTFAPWFINGLKPSRLAWFLKERLLPPLYWHCMLKGHEWLAAPVIANTERDK; encoded by the coding sequence GTGACCCAATCGCCCTCTCGCCACGCCGATGCGCATCACCAAATCCTTATCATCGGCGCGGGCTCGGCAGGTATCGCCACGGCGTCAAGCTTGAAAGCGAGGGACCGGACCCTCGACATCGCGATCATCGACCCTGCCGAGGTCCATTATTACCAGCCAGGCTGGACACTGGTGGGCGGTGGCGTTTTTGCTGGAAAATCCACCGTTCGGGCCATGGCCTCGGTGATCCCCGACAACGTACAGTGGATCAAAGCGGCAGTGGTTGCCTTTGAACCGCAAACCAATACCGTCGTTCTGGGAAACGGTCAGATCATCGGCTACGAACAACTGATCGTCTGCCCTGGGTTGAAGCTCGATTGGGAGGCGATACGGGGATTGACCGAAACCTTGGGCTCGAACGGCGTAACCTCCAATTACCGCTACGATTTAGCGTCGTACACTTGGCAGTTGGTGAAGGCACTCAAACATGGCCGGGCGCTGTTTACCCAGCCGCCGATGCCGATCAAGTGTGCTGGCGCGCCGCAAAAAGCCTTGTACTTATCCTGCGATTACTGGCAAAAAAACGACCGTCAATCACAGATCAAGACCCAGTTTTATTCGGCCGGCGCGACCCTCTTCGGGGTCGCAGATTATGTACCCGCGCTCATGGCGTACATCCAGAAATACGCCGTAGATCTGAAGTTCACGCACACCCTGGTCGCGGTGGACGGGCCAGGCAAGCTGGCGACGTTTAAACGCACCTCTTCAGATGGCGTCACGGACACGGTGGTTGAGCCGTTTGACCTGCTGCATGTTGTTCCACCCCAAATCGCGCCGGACTTCATTCGTAACAGCCCACTCGCCGATAAGGCTGGCTGGGTCGACGTAGACCCCGCCAGCTTGGTGCACCGCCAGTACCCTAACGTGCACGGCCTCGGCGATGTGACCAACACCAGCAACGCCAAAACCATGGCGGCCGCGCGCAAACAGGCGCCAGTCGTTGCCCACAACGTGCTGGTGGCGCTGGGACGTAAACGATCCTTGGCCACTTACGATGGCTACGGTTCATGCCCGCTGACCGTTGAACGCGGCAAGATCGTGTTGGCTGAGTTCACCTATGGCGGCACCTTGGCTCCAACCTTTGCGCCGTGGTTCATCAATGGCCTGAAACCCTCCCGTTTGGCCTGGTTTTTGAAGGAGCGATTGCTGCCGCCGTTGTATTGGCATTGCATGCTCAAGGGCCATGAATGGCTGGCGGCGCCCGTCATTGCCAATACCGAGCGCGATAAATGA
- a CDS encoding sulfite exporter TauE/SafE family protein, whose protein sequence is MMEHDLLGVALGAVIGAILALTGAGGGILAVPVLVFGLGLSMVQAAPVGLLAVGLAAAVGAILGLRQGVVRYRAAAFISVMGILAAPVGLYIAHRLPNQPLALVFAAVLLYASIRMLRKANREIHQGAPAPRAAALPCVLNPLQGRLRWTLPCARALTFTGLLCGLLSGLLGVGGGFVIIPALTRYSNLEMKSVVATSLAVIALVSIGSVTTAALTGVMYWEAGVPFALGAVVGLIGGRQIAHRLAGPRLQQAFALVGMIASLMLATSALGMKI, encoded by the coding sequence ATGATGGAGCACGATTTACTGGGGGTGGCGTTAGGCGCGGTCATCGGGGCGATTTTGGCCCTGACCGGTGCTGGCGGAGGCATTCTGGCTGTTCCAGTCTTGGTCTTCGGCCTCGGACTGTCGATGGTGCAAGCGGCGCCTGTCGGGCTGTTGGCCGTTGGCTTGGCCGCAGCAGTGGGCGCGATTCTGGGCCTGCGTCAGGGCGTGGTTCGATACCGCGCGGCGGCTTTCATCTCCGTGATGGGCATTCTTGCAGCGCCTGTGGGTTTGTACATCGCTCACCGTTTACCCAATCAACCGTTGGCGCTGGTATTTGCGGCGGTGTTGCTCTACGCCAGCATCCGTATGCTGCGAAAAGCCAATCGCGAGATTCACCAAGGCGCACCCGCGCCCCGCGCCGCCGCATTGCCGTGCGTGCTGAATCCGCTTCAGGGCCGACTGCGCTGGACCTTGCCCTGTGCACGCGCGTTAACCTTCACCGGATTGCTGTGCGGTCTGTTGTCGGGGCTATTGGGCGTGGGCGGCGGATTCGTCATCATCCCGGCCCTGACGCGGTATTCCAACCTTGAGATGAAAAGCGTCGTCGCCACCTCCCTCGCCGTCATCGCGCTGGTGTCCATCGGCAGCGTAACCACCGCCGCGCTTACCGGCGTGATGTATTGGGAGGCTGGCGTTCCCTTTGCCCTCGGTGCGGTGGTGGGATTAATTGGCGGCCGGCAAATCGCCCACCGCCTGGCGGGCCCACGCTTGCAACAAGCCTTTGCCCTGGTCGGAATGATTGCCTCGCTGATGCTCGCGACCAGCGCGTTGGGGATGAAGATTTAG
- a CDS encoding CoA transferase, with translation MRDIQYLHALWQLCGLPSEALNFVQLSGGDPVFPSSFAVGSAAQLSIAAAALAACELSYVRGGARQKVAVDTLHAAVECSGWFSLDGREPNLWDAFSGLYRCADGYVRIHANFAHHREGALRLLGLSPATTQRTEAEQAMLRWRALDLEQAAAERGLVATALRSFDQWDATAQGQAILAKPLMTLSRIGDAEPLELPSLAHDERPLSGVRVLDLTRILAGPVGGRALAAQGADVLLINSPNLPNIEAIADTSRGKRSALLDLHTEQDRAALWRLIDGAHVFSQGYRPGGLAALGYSPEALAERRPGIVYVSLTAYGTEGPWAGRRGFDSLVQTAMGFNHGEGESAGEGIPRALPMQILDQATGYLMAYGTAAALYRQQTEGGSWHVQVSLAQTGQWLRSLGRIPNGFSLDKPSVDPWLETSTSGFGQLHAVRPSAQLERTQPRYRLPSMPPGSAEPVWL, from the coding sequence ATGCGCGATATCCAATACTTGCACGCTCTATGGCAACTCTGCGGGTTGCCGTCCGAAGCGCTTAACTTCGTCCAGCTTAGCGGCGGTGACCCGGTATTCCCCTCGTCTTTTGCGGTCGGTAGCGCTGCGCAACTTTCTATTGCCGCGGCGGCGCTGGCGGCGTGTGAATTGAGCTATGTACGAGGTGGTGCTCGGCAGAAGGTTGCCGTAGACACGCTGCACGCTGCTGTCGAATGCAGCGGTTGGTTCAGCCTCGACGGGCGCGAGCCAAACCTGTGGGACGCTTTTTCTGGGCTTTACCGTTGCGCCGACGGCTATGTGCGCATTCATGCGAACTTCGCCCATCATCGCGAAGGCGCGTTACGCCTGTTGGGCTTGTCTCCCGCGACCACACAGCGCACCGAGGCTGAACAGGCGATGTTGCGTTGGCGGGCGCTGGATCTTGAACAGGCCGCCGCTGAGCGGGGCTTGGTTGCCACGGCCTTGCGCAGTTTTGATCAATGGGACGCCACTGCTCAGGGTCAAGCGATCCTCGCCAAACCGTTAATGACCCTCTCGCGCATCGGCGATGCAGAGCCCCTCGAACTGCCTTCGCTTGCCCACGATGAGCGTCCGCTGTCTGGGGTGCGCGTGCTTGATCTCACACGGATTCTCGCCGGTCCTGTCGGTGGTCGTGCGCTGGCTGCTCAGGGGGCGGATGTGCTGTTAATCAACTCGCCCAACCTGCCAAACATCGAAGCCATCGCCGACACCAGCCGCGGGAAACGGTCGGCGCTGCTGGACCTGCACACCGAGCAAGACCGCGCCGCGCTTTGGCGATTGATCGACGGCGCCCACGTCTTCTCGCAAGGGTATCGGCCCGGCGGATTGGCCGCTTTGGGCTATTCCCCTGAAGCGTTGGCCGAACGTCGCCCCGGTATTGTCTATGTGTCCCTGACCGCCTACGGCACGGAAGGGCCGTGGGCGGGGCGGCGGGGGTTTGACTCATTGGTACAAACTGCCATGGGCTTCAATCATGGGGAAGGTGAATCCGCCGGCGAAGGCATTCCCCGTGCGCTGCCAATGCAGATACTCGATCAGGCCACTGGTTACTTGATGGCCTATGGCACGGCCGCCGCCCTGTACCGGCAGCAAACAGAGGGTGGCAGTTGGCACGTGCAGGTTTCATTAGCGCAAACCGGGCAATGGTTACGTAGCTTGGGCCGTATCCCCAACGGTTTTAGCCTCGATAAACCCAGCGTCGACCCTTGGCTTGAAACCTCAACCTCCGGCTTTGGTCAGTTGCACGCCGTGCGGCCAAGTGCGCAACTGGAACGCACTCAGCCACGTTACAGGTTGCCGTCCATGCCGCCAGGCAGCGCTGAGCCGGTATGGCTCTAG